GGCTGGTGGGTCAGGCCGGCGGGGTGATTATCGCGGCCCATCCTTATAGACGCCGCTTTTCACCGCCAGGCCCTAGAAGCCCGTCGCTGGAGGAACAGGTGGGCAGAGCGGCAGAGGAGCCGGCCTTCAGCCAGTGCGACGCCATTGAAACCATCAACGGCCACGGGACGGTTATGGAGAACCGGTTCTCGGCGGCGCTGGCGGACAAGCTGCGGCTGCCGGCCACCGCGGGGACCGATGCCCACCAGCGGGGCGAAGTGGGGCTGTGCGCCACCAGGTTTGAGGCAAAGGTTGGCGACCTGGACGATTTGATTCGAGAGATTAAAGCTGGGCGGTGCAGCCCTGTGGCCCCGACGGAGGGACGGGTCCACGGTCTGTAAATATTGCCGGCAGGGCTACCTGGGCCCTACCGCCACCTCGGCCACCAGCAGTTCCAGCGCCAGGTCTTCTTCTATCTGCCCGTCCTTGACTGAGAAATCGGTCTCCACCAGACGCTGGTACAGGACTTTAATTCGAGGCCAGGGAAACTTGCGGGCCTGGTCCAGGGTCTTTCGCTGCACAAACTCGGCCCTAATCTCCAACCTGGAGCCAATTTCCTGCGGAGCCACGCCCTGCTCCAGCATCTCCTTGGCTAGGGTTACAAGTCGAAGCTGCCTTGCCACCAGATTAAGGATCTGTGAGAAGTTTGTGCCGCTGGCTTTGAGGCTGTGAATAAGCCTGAGCGCCAAACCCGGCCTTCCTTCCAGGATGGCGTCCACCGCG
This portion of the SAR202 cluster bacterium genome encodes:
- a CDS encoding PHP domain-containing protein; this encodes MLIDLHTHTRPKSYDAFHDIESLVAEAKALGIDALCITEHDAFWDHAELARLSKQFGMLLLPGCEVNTDDGHFLAFGLKEYKYGMHRMTFLRRLVGQAGGVIIAAHPYRRRFSPPGPRSPSLEEQVGRAAEEPAFSQCDAIETINGHGTVMENRFSAALADKLRLPATAGTDAHQRGEVGLCATRFEAKVGDLDDLIREIKAGRCSPVAPTEGRVHGL